One segment of Onychomys torridus chromosome 3, mOncTor1.1, whole genome shotgun sequence DNA contains the following:
- the Podxl gene encoding podocalyxin, protein MGPALALSPLLLLLLLPPPSLSDDGAESSKSPADSTTVTAATLSSQVSPTAPTSAALTTSVTGGPGTTARSSAQTAIATSAKEVPVTYSFPTTNTMQHITALSPDPTDNQPGGIGTTTTATSSGPQKNKTGTVAPPRSSGPPSSSGPPGSSGGRSSDVTTASSAPQESDQLTTTASLPPAPLTTSELPPASTAARTASPRQPMATPSHITDSHSASVPSSPGPVSSSDFSASPGRPTTHTPLDPSKETPPPITSQRPGISTLPVSTPLQPTGSPGGTAIVPTTEQVTRSSSNLTPTAPQGPSTPSATWTFGNYKLKCDSAIRPDEKLLILNLTGASLCEGGPPDEKLVELLCRSVKASFKPAQDQCTLQVAPLLNRQGVAVKKVIIETKLSPKDVFELLKDKWDDLREAGVGDMMLGKEGPPEVNEDRFSLPLIITIVCMASFLLLVAALYGCCHQRISQRKDQQRLTEELQTVENGYHDNPTLEVMETPSEMQEKKVVNLNGELGDSWIVPLDNLTKDDLEEEEDTHL, encoded by the exons CGGAGTCCAGCAAGTCCCCTGCAGACAGTACTACAGTCACTGCTGCAACTCTGAGCAGCCAAGTCTCTCCGACAGCACCGACTAGCGCGGCATTGACAACATCCGTAACTGGTGGCCCAGGGACAACCGCACGTTCTTCAGCCCAGACAGCCATTGCTACGTCAGCCAAAGAAGTACCGGTCACATACTCATTTCCAACTACTAATACGATGCAACATATTACTGCACTGTCCCCAGACCCCACTGACAATCAGCCTGGTGGCATCGGTACTACCACGACAGCGACCTCCAGCGGCCCCCAGAAGAACAAGACCGGCACAGTAGCACCTCCCAGGAGCAGCGGCCCCCCTAGTAGCAGTGGACCACCAGGCtcctctggaggcaggagcagtgaTGTTACCACAGCCTCATCAGCCCCTCAGGAGAGTGACCAGCTGACCACGACAGCCTCCCTGCCTCCCGCCCCCTTAACTACCTCAgagcttcctcctgcctccacagcaGCCCGCACGGCCAGCCCCAGGCAGCCGATGGCCACTCCTTCACACATCACAGACAGCCATTCTGCCAGTGTTCCCAGCAGTCCCGGCCCCGTGTCCAGCTCTGACTTCTCGGCCTCCCCAGGGAGGCCTACCACACACA CACCGCTGGACCCCTCCAAAGAGACTCCTCCACCCATCACCAGCCAGAGGCCAGGCATCTCTACATTGCCTGTATCCACACCACTACAGCCTACAGGGTCTCCGGGGGGAACTGCGATCGTGCCTACCACTGAGCAAGTCACACGTTCCAGCTCTAATCTGACTCCAACGGCCCCTCAAGGCCCCAGCACACCCTCTGCTACCTGGACTTTCGGGAATTACAAG CTGAAGTGTGACTCCGCCATAAGGCCAGATGAAAAACTACTCATTCTGAATCTCACAGGAGCCAGCCTTTGT GAGGGGGGCCCTCCGGATGAAAAGCTGGTGGAACTGCTGTGCCGCTCAGTCAAGGCCTCCTTCAAGCCAGCTCAAGACCAGTGCACCCTTCAGGTGGCACCTCTTCTGAACAGACAGGGCGTGGCAGTGAAAAAAGTCATCATTGAGA cTAAGCTTTCTCCTAAAGACGTGTTTGAGCTACTGAAGGACAAATGGGATGACCTGAGAGAG GCGGGAGTTGGTGACATGATGCTGGGGAAGGAAGGCCCACCAGAAGTCAATGAGGACCGCTTCAGTCTGCCGCTCATTATCACCATTGTCTGCATGGCATCCTTCCTGCTCCTCGTCGCTGCTCTCTATGGCTGCTGTCACCAGCGCATCTCCCAGAGGAAGGACCAG CAACGACTCACAGAGGAGCTGCAGACCGTAGAGAATGGTTACCATGACAACCCAACCTTGGAAGTGATGGAGACCCCTTCAGAGATGCAGGAGAAGAAGGTGGTTAACCTTAATGGGGAACTGGGGGACAGCTGGATCGTGCCTCTGGACAACCTGACCAAGGATGAcctagaggaggaggaagacacacATCTCTGA